From the Lactobacillus johnsonii genome, the window AATCATGACTTTCAGTATTGCTGTTGTTAGCAGTACGAGCCGGAATCTTCACAGCTTCGATGGCTTTAATACCAGCTTCGGCTTCAGCATCAACTTCTGCATTAGTTGTAGCATTGAATACCTTGGTCTTAGTCTCTGTAGCAATATCAGTAATTTGACTGATTAATTCGTCTTTTTGCTTTTGATCAAGATCAGCTGCATTGATTTCATCAGTCTTCTTCTTCAAAGCATCATTGATTTCCTTAATAGCATCATCCTTACTTTCAACTAAGCTTGGAACTTTAATGCTATCAATATCTTCTAAGCCCTTGATTTCTGCTTCTTTAACATCATCGTTTGTTTGAGCATTATTAATGGCCTTAGTAGCCTTATCAGCAACTTGATCTACTTGGTCAATTAAGTTTTGCCTCATTTGATCAGTTAAATTATCGGCCTTATTGATTTCCTCAATCTTAGCTTCCTTAGCAGAGTTAATTGCTTCCTGAGCATCTTTTTGGACACTATCTAAGGTTGGAATGAACAAGTTAGTAATTTTATCAATTGCTTTATCACGAGTGTCAGTAATAACTTCATTTGTAGTTGTTGCTGAATCGTTAAGCTTATTAATTGCGTCTTGAGCAATCTTATTTACTTGATCAATTAAGTTCTTTTGCTCGTCTGCACTTAGATTCTTTGCTTCTTCAATTTGACTGTTCTTAGCTTTTTGAACTTGCTTAATTGCGTCAATTGCTGCCTGCTTAGTTTCAGATAAACTTGGAACATTAACATTTGCAATATCTTCAATTCCCTTGTTTTCTGCCGCAGTAACAGCCGTATTAGTAGTTGCATTGTTGATAGCATCCTTAGCAACCTTGGCAATTTCAGTTGCTTGATTGATTAACTTAGCTTTTTCTGAATCACTCAAGTTAGATGCATTATTAATTTCATCCTTCTTAGTGTTCAAAGCATCTTCAATCGCACTATTTGCTGCATTTTTAGAATCTTCTAAGTTAGTGAAGTGAATATTGTTAATATCAGCAACACCTTTATCTTCGGCAGTTTCAACTGCAGTATTAGTAGTTGCACTGTTGATAGCATCCTTAGCAGCATTGGCAATTTCAGTTGCTTGATTAATTAAATCAGTCTTTTCTGAATCAGGTAAGTTAGATGCGTTGTTAATTTCATTCTTCTTAGAATTCAAAGCATCATCAATTGCTTGAGTTGCATTCTTCTTAGCATCTTCAATACTTGGAATTGAAACATTTTCAATGTTCTTAACGCCAGTATCTGCAGCTTGCTTAGCTTCATTGTTTGTTTGAGCATTGTTGATTTCATCAATTGCTTCAGTAGCAACCTTCTTTGCTTGATCAATAAGCTCTTGCTTTTCGTCTTGACTCAAGTTAGAAGCGTTATTGATTTCATCTTGCTTTTCATTTAAGGCTTTGTTGATAAGATCAATGCTTTCCTTCTTGATATCGGATAAACCTGGAACAGTAACGTCTGCAATAGCTTTTTCACCATCAACTTGAGCAGTTTCAACTTCTGAATTAGTAGTTGCATTGTTGATATTATCTTTAGCAGTAGTTGCAGCTTCAGTTGCTTGCTTAATTAAATCAGCCTTTTCTTCAGAAGAAATATTAGTTGCATTATTAATTTCATCTTCCTTATTCTTCAAAGCCTGATCAATTGCAGCATTTGCTACGTCCTTAGCTGGAGAAGTAGTTGGAACGTTAATGTTATTAATGTCCTTAACTCCTTCTTCTTGAGCACGAGTTACTTCTTCAGGAGTAGTTGCTTCTGCAATCTTTTGTTTTGCATTATCTGCTTCATTATTGATTAGATCAGTGTAAGCTTGTTTTTCTTCATTTGTTAGTGAATCATTGATTTCCTTAAGCTTACCAGCAACTGCGTTATCGATAGCAGCATTGGCAACATCTTTATCAATTACTAATTTTCCATCATCAACTGCCTTCTTAACATCATCATTAGTCTTAGCATTGTCGATGGCATCTTGAGCTTTCTTAGCATCAGAGTCAATTTGATCCTTAGCTGCTTGCTTCTCTTCATCAGTCAAGTTGTTATCTTGATCAATTGCCTTCTTAGCTTCATCAACTTGGTTGTTAAGGTCAGTGGTTGCTTGTTCTTTAGCAGCTGACTTATCAGAAACTTTAATGCTATTGATCTTATCAATACCATTGTTTTGTGCTTCAGTTACTGCTGCATTAGTAGTTGCATTATCAATGGCTTGATCTGCGGCACTTTGAGCATCACTAACTTCTTGCTTCAATGCAGCTTTTTCTTCAGCTGTTAAGTTTGAAGAATCAATTGCATTGTTCTTTGCGTCTGCAGCCTCGGCTACTGCCTTCTTAGCTGCTTCTTTGGCGGCTGATTCAGTTGGCACTTCAGTATTATTAATATTCTGAATGCCATTTTCTTGTGCAGTAGTTACAGCTTCTGGAGTAGTTGCATTATTGATTGATTCTTTAGCATCTTGGGCTTTTTGGTCGACTTCATTGTTTAAAGCAGTCTTTTCTTCAGCTGTTAATGGTGACTTAGAAATTTCAGCCTTCTTGCCAGCAACTGCATTAGCGATAGCCGCATTAGCAACGTCTTTATCAATTGCTAATGTACCGTCATCGATTGTTTTCTTAACATCGTCGTTAGTCTTAGCATTATCAATGGCTTCTTGAGCCTTCTTAGCGTCAGAATCAATTTGATCCTTAGCTGCTTGCTTCTCTTCATCAGTCAAGTTGCTATCTTGGTCGATTGCCTTCTTAGCTTCATCAACTGCGGTATTAAGGGCACTTGTTGCTTGCTCCTTAGCATCCGACTTAGTTGGTACTTCAATAGAATTAATTGCTTTAATACCATTGTCTTCTGCTTCAGTAACTGCAGCGTTGGTAGTTGCATTATCAATGGTAGTATTAGCAGCATTTTGTGCTTCAGCTACTTCTTGTTTCAATGCAGCTTTTTCTTCAGCTGTTAAGTTTGAAGAATCAATTGCATTGTTTTTAGCTTCTGCAACTTCTGCTACTGCCTTCTTAGCAGCTTCTTTGGCTGCTGATTCAGTTGGTACAGTAACATTATCAATTGCCTTAACACCCTTGTCCTGAGCTTCAGTTACTGCCGTGTTTGTAGTTGCGGCATCTATTGCTCTATCTGCTGCGTTTTGTGCTTCAGTAACTTCTTGCTTCAATGCAGCTTTTTCTTCAGCTGTTAAGTTTGAAGAATCGATTGCATTGTTCTTAGCTTCAGCAGCTTCTGCTACTGCCTTCTTAGCAGCTTCTTTGGCTGCTGATTCGGTTGGTACTTCAGTATCATTGATCTTCTTAATACCATTTTCTTGTGCAGTACTTACAGCTTCTGGAGTAATGGCATTATTGATTGCGTCTTTAGCAGCTTGTGCCTTTTCATCTACTTCATCGTTTAAAGCAGCCTTTTCTTCATCAGTTAATAGTGATTTAGAAATTTCGTTCTTCTTACCAGAAACTGCATTATCGATTGCTGCATTAGCAACATCTTTATCAATGGCAAGCTTACCATTATCAACAGCCGTATTAACCTCATCATCAGTAGTAGCATTATCAATTGCTTCTTGCGCCTTCTTAGCATCAGAATCAATTTGATCCTTAGCTGCTTGCTTCTCTTCATCAGTCAAGTTGTTGTCTTGATCGATTGCGTTCTTAGCTTCATCAACTGCAGTATTAAGGTCACTTGTTGCTTGTTCCTTAGCAGGTGACTTAGTTGGAATTTGAATGTCTTTAATTGCTGCGATGCCGTTTTCTTTAGCAGTTGTTACTGCTTCATCAGTTGTTGCACTGGTGATATTTGATACCGCGTTACTGTATTCTGCTTGAACTTTATCTTTCAAGCTGTTCTTTTCATCAGTAGTTAAATCAGTAGCATTATCAATTGCACTACTCTTAGCATCACGTGCTACATTCAATTCTTCAATAGCTTCTTGTTGCTTCTGAACTAAAGTTGGAATAGCAATGTTATTAATGTTATCTAAGCCAGCTGTTTCTGCACTCTTGACTGCGTCATTTGTTTGAGCAGCCTTAATTTCCTTAGTTGCATCATCAGCCACTTTATTGGTTTGATCAACTAAAGCTTGCTTTTCTTGATCAGTTAAGTGAGTAGCGTTGTTAATGTCATTTAGTTTAGCATTCTTAGCACTTTCAATTGCATTAAGAGCATCTGTTTGTGCACCGTCTAGAGTTGGAATAAATAGATCAGTAATTTGCTTGATTGCATCATCACGGGTTGCAGTAACTGCATCATTTGTAGTAGTTGATGAATCATTAATCTGAGCAATTGCATCGTTAGCAATTTTATCTACTTGATCACTTAATTCTTTTTGCTCTTCAGTGCTTAAGTTAGATGCAGCAGAGATTTGCTTATTCTTAGCATCTTGAACTTGCTTAATTGCATTGATTGCATCTTGTTTAACTTGATCTAAGCTTGGAACAGTCACATTGGCAATATCTGCAATACCCTTATTTTGTGCTTCAGTTACAGCATCATTGGTAGTTGCATTGTTGATATTGTCTTTTGCATTTTTAGCTACTTCACTTGCTTGATTGATTAAGTCTTGCTTTTCTTCAGTACTTAAGTTAGATGCATTATTAATTTCATCTGTCTTAACTTGCAAAGCATTGTCAATTGCAGTGTTTGCTGCATTTTTAGCATCTTCTAGTGAAGTAAAGGTAATACCTTTAATGTTATCAATTCCAGCATTAGCTGCATCGCGAGCATCATCATTGGTAGTGGCCTTTTCAACATTATTCTTAGCAGTAGTTGCTGCTTCATTTGCCTGATCAACTAATTTTTGCTTTTCAGTTTCATTCAAGTTAGAAGCATTGTTAATCTCATTTACTTTAGAGTTCAATGCATCATCAATAGCTTGGTTAGCGTTCTTCTTCGCTTCATCAAGAGTTGGAATAGTAATGTTTTCGATGTTTTGAACGCCAGTAGTTGCAGCAGCTTTAGCATCGTCATTTGTTTGAGCTTGGTTGACGTTGTTAATTGCCTCAGTTGCGGCATTAGTTGCATCATTGATCAAACCTTGCTTTTCATCTTGAGAAAGGTTAGAAGCATTATTGATTTCATTAGTCTTGGCATCTAAAGCTTTGTTAATTAGATCAATACTTTCTTTCTTAACATCAGACAAGTTTGGAACTGTTACATCAGCAATTGCTTTTTCACCCTTTATTTGTGCAGTATCAACATCAGCATTAGTAGTGGCGTTGTTGATATTGTTCTTAGCTGCATTGGCTGCTTCAGTTGCTTGATTAATTAAATCAGTCTTTTCTTGAGTGTTGATATTAGATGCGTTGTTGATTTCGTCGGTCTTCGTTTGAAGAGCATCATTGATGGCAGCAATTGCCTTTTCTTTGGCGGAAGAAGTAGTTGGAATTTCGGTATTAGTAATTTCATTTACACCATTTGTTTGTGCAGTAGTTACTGCTTCAACAGTAGTTGCATTAGCAATATTTTGTTTTGCATTAGTTGCTTCAGAGTTAATTAAATCAGTGTAAGCTTGTTTTTCTTCAGTAGTTAATGGATCTTGGAGCTCCTTAAGCTTACCAGCAACTGCATTGTCGATAGCTGCATTAGCAACATCTTTGTTAATGGCAACCTTACCACTGTTAACTGCATTGTTTACGTCATTATCAGTCTTAGCATTGTTGATGGCATCTTGGGCAGTCTTAGCATCAGAATCAATTTGATCTTTAGCTGCTTGTTTTTGTTCATCAGTTAAGTTGTTATCTTGATCAATTGTCTTCTTAGCGTCATCAACAGCCGTATTAAGATCAGTTATGGCTTGTTCCTTAGTAGCTGATGTAATTGGAACTTCAATGCCGTCAATTGCACTAATACCATTGTCTTTAGCTTCAGTTACGGCTGCGTTGGTAGTTGCATTATCGATAGCGTGATCTGCGCCATTTTGTGCTTCAGTAACTTTTTGTTTCAATGCAGCTTTTTCTTCATCTGTTAAGTTTGACGAGTCGATTGCACTGTTCTTGGCTTCTGCAGCTTCTGCTACTGCCTTCTTAGCTGCTTCTTTAGCTGTTGATGTAGTTGGTACGGAAGTTGCATTGATATTCTTAATGCCATTTCCTTGTGCAGTAGTTACTGCTTCTGGAGTAGTTGCATTGTTAATTGCATCTTTAGCACTATTTGCCTTTTGATCGACTTCATTGTTTAAAGCAGTCTTTTCTTCGTCTGTTAATGATGAGTTAGAAATTTCTGCTTTCTTACCAGCGACTGCGTTATCAATGGCTGCATTAGCAACGTCTTTATCAATTGCTAATGTACCGTCATAAGCTGCCTTCTTAACATCATCATTAGTCTTTGCATTGTTGATGGCATCTTGAGCATTCTTAGCATCAGCATCAATTTGATCTTTAGCTGCTTGTTTTTCTTCATCTGTTAAGTTGCTATCTTGATCAATTGCTTTCTTAGCATTATCAACAGCAGTATTAAGATCAGTTATGGCTTGTTCTTTAGCATCTGATTTATTCGGTACTTCAATACCATTAATTGCATTCACACCATTGGTTTGTGCTTCAGTTACTCCAGCGTTGGTAGTTGCATTATCAATTGCTTGATCTGCAGCTGTTTGTGCTTCAGTAACCTTTTGCTTCAAAGCTTCTTTTTCTTCTTCGGTTAAGTTTGAAGAATCAATTGCTGCATTCTTTTCATCAACTGCCTTAGCCACAGCTTCCTTAGCTGCTTGTTTTGCTGCTGATTCAGATGGCACTGAAGTTTCATTAATGTTATTAACACCACTGTCTTGAGCAGTTGTTACTGCTTCTGGAGTAGTGGCATTATTGATTGCTTCTTTAGCCTCTTGAGCTTTTTGATCTACTTCATTGTTCAAAGCAGTCTTTTCTTCATCTGTTAATGGGGTCTTGGAAATTTCGGCCTTCTTCCCAGCAACTGCGTTATCAATGGCTGCATTAGCAACGTCTTTATCAATTGCTAATGTACCAGCGTCACCCGCCTTCTTAACATCATCGTTAGTTTTGGCATTATTGATTGCTTCTTGTGCTTTAGTAGCATCCCTATCAATTTGATCCTTAGCTGCTTGCTTCTCTTCATCAGTCAAGTTACTATCTTGATCAATTGCTTTCTTAGCATCATCAACAGCCGCATTAAGGTCAGTTATGGCGTGTTCCTTAGTAGCTGATGTAGTTGGTACTTCAATACCATTAATTGCATTGACACCATTGGTTTGTGCTTCAGTCACTGCTACATTTGTTGTTGCGTTGTCAATTGCTTGATCTGCAGCATTTTGTGCATCTGTAACTTTTTGCTTTAAGGCAGCTTTTTCTTCATCTGTTAAGTTTGAAGCATCAATTGCATTGTTCTTTGCAGTTGCTGCGTCGGCTACTGCCTTCTTAGCTGCTTCTTTAACAGTTGAGGTAGTTACTTCAATACCATTAATTGCCTTAATACCATTGGTTTGTGCTTCAGTTACTGCCGCATTTGTTGTTGCATTGTCAATTGCTTGATCTGCAGCATTTTGGGCATCAGTAACCTTTTGCTTCAAGGCAGCTTTTTCTTCATCTGTTAAGTTTGAAGCATCAATTGCTTGATTCTTTGCAGTTGCTGCGTCGGCTACTGCCTGCTTAGCTGCTTCTTTGACTGCTGATTCAGTTGGAACTTTAATGCCATCAATTGCAGTAACACCATTATTTTGTGCTTCAATTACAGCATCATTAGTCGTTGCATTGGTAATTTCTTCTTTTGCCTTATCTGCAGCTGTATTGGCTTCTTGTGTCAATGCAGTCTTTTCATCAGTAGTTAAATCATTAGCGGAATTGATCTCTTCTAATTTCTTAGTTAGAGCATCGTCAATTGCTTTATTTGCATCAGATTTCACAGTATCTAAGCTTGTTGGAACAATCTTCTTAATTGCATCCACACCAGCTTGACCAGCTTGAGCTGCCTCATTGTTTGTTGTAGCAGTTTCAATATTTTCTTTAGCCTTATTGGCTTCAGCAGTTACTTGATCAATTAAATCTTTCTTTTCTGCATCACTAAGATTATTAGCTTTATTAATTACCTCAGTTTGAGCAGTAAGAGCATCATCTACTGCTTTATTAGCTGCCTTCTTGGCATCCTCCAAGCTTGGAACAGTAACATTATTAATATTAGTTGTTCCTTCATCTTGTGCAGTCTTAATTGCGTCAGCTGTAGTTGCTTTATCAATGGCTTCTTTAGCCTTATTAGCTGCATCGGTTGCCTCTTTGATTAATTGATCCTTAGTTGTTTGATCAATATTGTTAGCATCGTTGATTTCCTTAGTCTTAGCGTTAAGAGCATCATCAATTACTTCTTTTGCAGCATTTTGACTATCAGTAACGCTTGGTACCTTTACATTGGTAATTGCATCTACACCAGCTTGGCCTGCTTTAGTTGCTTCGTCATTAGTTGTAGATTTTTCAATAGCATCCTTTGCTGTATTTGCTGCATCAGTTGCTTCTTTAATTAACTGATCTTTTGTTGTTTGATCAATATTTTCAGCGTTATTGATTTCCTTGGTCTTATCAGTTAATGCTTGATCAATTTCTTTGGCTGCCTTAGTTTTAGCATCGGCTAAACTTGGAACTGTTACCTTATTGATGTTAGCAATCCCTTCAGTTTTAGCAGTATTAACTGTATCAGTATCGGTTGATTGATTAATCGCAGTATTAGCATCCTCTGCTGCCTTCTTAGCATCGGCAATTAATTGATCCTTAGTAGCTTGATCAATATTAGTAGCGTCAGTGATTTCGGTAGTCTTAGTATCTAAAGCCTTTTGAATATCTTCAGTAGCAGCAGTCTTAGCATTTGCAAGGTTAGTATCCCCATTCAAACCACTAATTGCATCAGTAATAGCCTTTGCTGCACTGTCTACTTGCGCCTGAGTTGCACTAGTATTCTTTAAAATCTCTTGACCAGCAATAATCGCATTATTAAGGGCTTCTTGATTTGCTTGGTCGGCATTAGTGTAATTACCAGTTTCCTTAGCATTATTAGCATTGGTTAAAGCCGTTTCCAAAGCTTCAGTGTTAGTAGCCTTACCTTTAAGGTTATCTTTTGCTGCATTAATTGCATCTAAAGCATTCTTAACTTCACTTGCAGATGGATTTGCTTCATTCAAAACTGTTTGACCAGCAGTAATTGCATTATTATATGCTGTTTGGGTTTCTTCACTACCGTTGTAGTATGCAGGTGTATTTCTTACATTTGGCGCATCCTTAACAGCAGCTTCTAAGGCAGCCTTGTTTGCAGCTTCAGTCTTAGCATCACCATTTAGGTTACGATTTGCAATTTCAAGATCTTGAAGAGCTTGGTTCACTTCTGCTTGAGTTGCATTAGTTTTATCTAAAACTGTTTGTGCAGCTGTAACTGCTTTATCATATGCAGTCTTTTGAGTTTGGTCTGCATTAGTATAGTTATTGCTTTCTTTTACAGTTGCAGAATTGTCAACTGCTGTTTGAAGCGCTGCTTTATCAGTTGCTTCACCCTTAAGATTACCCTTAGCAGTATTAATGGCATTTAAAGCATCAGTAATTTGAGTAGCAGTTGCATCTGGATTATCTAAAACTGTTTGACCTGCAGTGATTGCATTGTCATAAGCAGTTTTAGCTTCAGCAGAACCATTGTAGTATGCCGCATCATCTGATTTTACAGTAGGTGCTTCATCAACTGCTTTTTGAAGGGCTTCCTTACTTGCTGCTTTCTTAGCATCACCATTCAAAGCATCTTTTGCATTATTAATGGTGGT encodes:
- a CDS encoding DUF1542 domain-containing protein; translated protein: MVSKNNIEMKYKKMRDEKQRFSIRKFSVGAASVLIGLSFSLYNGQQASADTVDNGNKSVVANAQDKEQTDSNQPADTNTHNNEDKTNNNQARSTVTDNLGHSTVVASYKADTTNKASEANNSSENTESKSDEKQAVTTETAKTEEAATKEVEAKNTTNDDVAKKTEEAAAKTDTKVDVNKAVVENVKTEATTPSVETKNTETQTAKTDEEKVETAVDNTSSDLKNAVENATTEVSTNTFNVNEAVLNVSFLSTRAATESKVATRVLAAEPEDPNAVTVNDAKGFINAIKNGTATTINVARDLNLAEQTDRKYTEITIKNKRDIVIQSDNPEEKRTIDFSGYSFDMDTQNSVTFKDLNIYARSYWGLVYNAGGYTFDNVNFTGSQLIYTKPWINSTLTFKNNITANSVSSYVGPLDGKTRDTQQNGGQQILQFEGGTNQIIFDENSNVTLTTEDANALEIDDGTTTIEAKNGANVTINPHSKGNPENRNGIGTGSIARAIASNANTTINVDKGANLTINTEKASGDSNVAGALYLNSDAKFNVNGNLNINSNGTPSTKNNGYPVYIAGNAAINVGNGGKFNLSATNTGSYSDNLMSISGKGTVKLAPHSNFKISADGTGALTAINLSSGSTFTSDQPDVFTIDLSQNTSTGKSLIKNGTINFSRVKTVATDGTTSEPLGKIDVTYDRVTTYTITSLNEDTVKQVGEGLANKNLIDFVKAGEDVTLSNLHLSKDNVLTGTVASSGSDNPIYVTVTVGGVSTNIPVLNYYTVYTNTNGTVTSNNVDYAAQTASTGGDFSIDLSKLASSLTNDAQVAVTATKDFVEAAQTKSVAALRALNTTTLKELVDAAPAEEAKPSYYNATAEAQGAYTKAITAGKNILDNPNNYDQVDVDNAVTAIQNAQKALTGEPTNKTELQDAINQASTVESSDNYTNADSNLQKAYTDAISAGQKVLSNDNATQTEVDNALTTINNAKDALNGDAKKAASKEALQKAVDEAPTVKSDDAAYYNGSAEAKTAYDNAITAGQTVLDNPDATATQITDALNAINTAKGNLKGEATDKAALQTAVDNSATVKESNNYTNADQTQKTAYDKAVTAAQTVLDKTNATQAEVNQALQDLEIANRNLNGDAKTEAANKAALEAAVKDAPNVRNTPAYYNGSEETQTAYNNAITAGQTVLNEANPSASEVKNALDAINAAKDNLKGKATNTEALETALTNANNAKETGNYTNADQANQEALNNAIIAGQEILKNTSATQAQVDSAAKAITDAISGLNGDTNLANAKTAATEDIQKALDTKTTEITDATNIDQATKDQLIADAKKAAEDANTAINQSTDTDTVNTAKTEGIANINKVTVPSLADAKTKAAKEIDQALTDKTKEINNAENIDQTTKDQLIKEATDAANTAKDAIEKSTTNDEATKAGQAGVDAITNVKVPSVTDSQNAAKEVIDDALNAKTKEINDANNIDQTTKDQLIKEATDAANKAKEAIDKATTADAIKTAQDEGTTNINNVTVPSLEDAKKAANKAVDDALTAQTEVINKANNLSDAEKKDLIDQVTAEANKAKENIETATTNNEAAQAGQAGVDAIKKIVPTSLDTVKSDANKAIDDALTKKLEEINSANDLTTDEKTALTQEANTAADKAKEEITNATTNDAVIEAQNNGVTAIDGIKVPTESAVKEAAKQAVADAATAKNQAIDASNLTDEEKAALKQKVTDAQNAADQAIDNATTNAAVTEAQTNGIKAINGIEVTTSTVKEAAKKAVADAATAKNNAIDASNLTDEEKAALKQKVTDAQNAADQAIDNATTNVAVTEAQTNGVNAINGIEVPTTSATKEHAITDLNAAVDDAKKAIDQDSNLTDEEKQAAKDQIDRDATKAQEAINNAKTNDDVKKAGDAGTLAIDKDVANAAIDNAVAGKKAEISKTPLTDEEKTALNNEVDQKAQEAKEAINNATTPEAVTTAQDSGVNNINETSVPSESAAKQAAKEAVAKAVDEKNAAIDSSNLTEEEKEALKQKVTEAQTAADQAIDNATTNAGVTEAQTNGVNAINGIEVPNKSDAKEQAITDLNTAVDNAKKAIDQDSNLTDEEKQAAKDQIDADAKNAQDAINNAKTNDDVKKAAYDGTLAIDKDVANAAIDNAVAGKKAEISNSSLTDEEKTALNNEVDQKANSAKDAINNATTPEAVTTAQGNGIKNINATSVPTTSTAKEAAKKAVAEAAEAKNSAIDSSNLTDEEKAALKQKVTEAQNGADHAIDNATTNAAVTEAKDNGISAIDGIEVPITSATKEQAITDLNTAVDDAKKTIDQDNNLTDEQKQAAKDQIDSDAKTAQDAINNAKTDNDVNNAVNSGKVAINKDVANAAIDNAVAGKLKELQDPLTTEEKQAYTDLINSEATNAKQNIANATTVEAVTTAQTNGVNEITNTEIPTTSSAKEKAIAAINDALQTKTDEINNASNINTQEKTDLINQATEAANAAKNNINNATTNADVDTAQIKGEKAIADVTVPNLSDVKKESIDLINKALDAKTNEINNASNLSQDEKQGLINDATNAATEAINNVNQAQTNDDAKAAATTGVQNIENITIPTLDEAKKNANQAIDDALNSKVNEINNASNLNETEKQKLVDQANEAATTAKNNVEKATTNDDARDAANAGIDNIKGITFTSLEDAKNAANTAIDNALQVKTDEINNASNLSTEEKQDLINQASEVAKNAKDNINNATTNDAVTEAQNKGIADIANVTVPSLDQVKQDAINAIKQVQDAKNKQISAASNLSTEEQKELSDQVDKIANDAIAQINDSSTTTNDAVTATRDDAIKQITDLFIPTLDGAQTDALNAIESAKNAKLNDINNATHLTDQEKQALVDQTNKVADDATKEIKAAQTNDAVKSAETAGLDNINNIAIPTLVQKQQEAIEELNVARDAKSSAIDNATDLTTDEKNSLKDKVQAEYSNAVSNITSATTDEAVTTAKENGIAAIKDIQIPTKSPAKEQATSDLNTAVDEAKNAIDQDNNLTDEEKQAAKDQIDSDAKKAQEAIDNATTDDEVNTAVDNGKLAIDKDVANAAIDNAVSGKKNEISKSLLTDEEKAALNDEVDEKAQAAKDAINNAITPEAVSTAQENGIKKINDTEVPTESAAKEAAKKAVAEAAEAKNNAIDSSNLTAEEKAALKQEVTEAQNAADRAIDAATTNTAVTEAQDKGVKAIDNVTVPTESAAKEAAKKAVAEVAEAKNNAIDSSNLTAEEKAALKQEVAEAQNAANTTIDNATTNAAVTEAEDNGIKAINSIEVPTKSDAKEQATSALNTAVDEAKKAIDQDSNLTDEEKQAAKDQIDSDAKKAQEAIDNAKTNDDVKKTIDDGTLAIDKDVANAAIANAVAGKKAEISKSPLTAEEKTALNNEVDQKAQDAKESINNATTPEAVTTAQENGIQNINNTEVPTESAAKEAAKKAVAEAADAKNNAIDSSNLTAEEKAALKQEVSDAQSAADQAIDNATTNAAVTEAQNNGIDKINSIKVSDKSAAKEQATTDLNNQVDEAKKAIDQDNNLTDEEKQAAKDQIDSDAKKAQDAIDNAKTNDDVKKAVDDGKLVIDKDVANAAIDNAVAGKLKEINDSLTNEEKQAYTDLINNEADNAKQKIAEATTPEEVTRAQEEGVKDINNINVPTTSPAKDVANAAIDQALKNKEDEINNATNISSEEKADLIKQATEAATTAKDNINNATTNSEVETAQVDGEKAIADVTVPGLSDIKKESIDLINKALNEKQDEINNASNLSQDEKQELIDQAKKVATEAIDEINNAQTNNEAKQAADTGVKNIENVSIPSIEDAKKNATQAIDDALNSKKNEINNASNLPDSEKTDLINQATEIANAAKDAINSATTNTAVETAEDKGVADINNIHFTNLEDSKNAANSAIEDALNTKKDEINNASNLSDSEKAKLINQATEIAKVAKDAINNATTNTAVTAAENKGIEDIANVNVPSLSETKQAAIDAIKQVQKAKNSQIEEAKNLSADEQKNLIDQVNKIAQDAINKLNDSATTTNEVITDTRDKAIDKITNLFIPTLDSVQKDAQEAINSAKEAKIEEINKADNLTDQMRQNLIDQVDQVADKATKAINNAQTNDDVKEAEIKGLEDIDSIKVPSLVESKDDAIKEINDALKKKTDEINAADLDQKQKDELISQITDIATETKTKVFNATTNAEVDAEAEAGIKAIEAVKIPARTANNSNTESHDSSTNVTPDHHNEENNTAQNTNQVSTNTESESKEQTVITNSVQPKRNAVRHKNGSPVNKKATLPQTGKKDNSNLTLAGAALLGLAGVFSLFGLGDKRKKNK